In Streptomyces sp. NBC_01551, one DNA window encodes the following:
- the serC gene encoding phosphoserine transaminase, translated as MAEIQIPADIKPADGRFGAGPSKVRTEALDALAATGTSLLGTSHRQAPVKNLVGSVRQGIRDLFSLPEGYEVILGNGGSTAFWDVATAGLIERKSQHLTFGEFSSKFAKAAKLAPWLDEPSVISSEPGTHPEPVAEAGVDVYAYTHNETSTGVAAPIKRVAGADAGSLVLVDATSGAGGLPVDITETDVYYFAPQKSFASDGGLWLAAFSPAALERAARVHASGSRHIPEFFSLPTAIDNSLKNQTYNTPALSTLFLLNEQLEWLNSQGGLDFATGRTSASARNLYGWAEASKYADPFVVDADKRSAVIGTIDFLDDIDAAAIAKVLRANGIVDTEPYRKLGRNQLRVAMFPAIDPADVQALTACIDYVIEKL; from the coding sequence GTGGCCGAGATCCAGATTCCCGCTGACATCAAGCCCGCCGACGGACGCTTCGGCGCGGGCCCCTCCAAGGTGCGGACCGAGGCGCTGGACGCCCTGGCCGCCACCGGTACCTCCCTGCTCGGAACCTCCCACCGCCAGGCCCCGGTCAAGAACCTGGTCGGCTCGGTGCGGCAGGGCATCCGGGACCTCTTCTCGCTGCCCGAGGGCTACGAGGTGATCCTGGGCAACGGCGGCTCCACCGCCTTCTGGGACGTCGCGACCGCCGGGCTCATCGAGCGCAAGTCCCAGCACCTCACGTTCGGCGAGTTCTCCTCCAAGTTCGCCAAGGCCGCGAAGCTCGCGCCGTGGCTGGACGAGCCGTCGGTGATCTCCTCGGAGCCGGGCACGCACCCGGAGCCGGTCGCCGAGGCGGGCGTGGACGTGTACGCGTACACGCACAACGAGACCTCGACGGGTGTCGCCGCGCCGATCAAGCGCGTCGCGGGCGCCGACGCCGGTTCGCTCGTTCTGGTGGACGCGACCTCGGGCGCCGGCGGTCTGCCGGTGGACATCACCGAGACCGACGTCTACTACTTCGCCCCCCAGAAGTCCTTCGCCTCCGACGGCGGACTGTGGCTGGCGGCCTTCTCCCCGGCGGCCCTGGAGCGCGCGGCCCGCGTGCACGCCTCCGGCAGCCGGCACATCCCGGAGTTCTTCTCGCTGCCGACGGCGATCGACAACTCGCTGAAGAACCAGACGTACAACACCCCGGCGCTGTCCACCCTCTTCCTGCTGAACGAGCAGCTGGAGTGGCTCAACAGCCAGGGCGGCCTGGACTTCGCGACCGGCCGTACGTCGGCCAGCGCGCGGAACCTGTACGGCTGGGCGGAGGCGTCGAAGTACGCGGACCCGTTCGTCGTCGACGCCGACAAGCGCTCCGCCGTCATCGGCACGATCGACTTCCTGGACGACATCGACGCGGCCGCGATCGCCAAGGTGCTGCGCGCCAACGGCATCGTGGACACCGAGCCTTACCGCAAGCTCGGCCGCAACCAGCTCCGCGTCGCGATGTTCCCGGCGATCGACCCGGCGGACGTGCAGGCCCTGACCGCCTGCATCGACTACGTCATCGAGAAGCTCTGA
- a CDS encoding DUF5937 family protein translates to MESELSFSAADLAQTRFAVSPMWEVVTSFRLLREPTEPTLHRRWAAQVRPRLMRAGLDRGWLAALIPGDGYLADFLNPTPAGPFPELADELAAIRRSTPEQVRADLGTLRAKSGPSPRRRLLHEEPGAALEKVSAEIETYWELALAPYWPRIRQLLEADVFHRARQVAEHGSAHVLNELHASVRWDAGTLRLVRRHCRLTRDQTGSGLLLVPSAFAWPRVLTRSVAPEPPQLAYPARGIGALWEPRTPGPAAEAVAAVLGRSRAQLLAELDVPASTTQLARSCGLSAAGVSQHLTALRNAGLVTGHRNGRSVLYARTAVADALLTPQGTP, encoded by the coding sequence ATGGAGTCCGAACTGAGTTTCTCCGCGGCGGACCTGGCGCAGACCAGGTTCGCGGTCTCCCCGATGTGGGAGGTAGTCACCAGCTTCCGGCTGCTGCGGGAGCCCACCGAGCCGACGCTGCACCGGCGTTGGGCCGCGCAGGTTCGGCCCCGGCTGATGCGGGCCGGCCTGGACCGGGGCTGGCTGGCCGCCCTGATCCCGGGTGACGGCTACCTCGCGGACTTCCTCAACCCGACCCCGGCCGGGCCCTTCCCCGAACTCGCCGACGAGCTGGCCGCCATCCGCCGCAGCACCCCCGAACAGGTCCGCGCCGACCTCGGCACGCTCCGCGCCAAGTCCGGCCCCTCGCCCCGGCGCAGGCTGCTCCACGAGGAGCCCGGGGCCGCGCTGGAGAAGGTGAGCGCCGAGATCGAGACGTACTGGGAGCTCGCGCTCGCCCCGTACTGGCCCCGCATCCGGCAGCTGCTGGAGGCCGACGTCTTCCACCGCGCCCGGCAGGTCGCCGAGCACGGCTCCGCGCACGTGCTGAACGAGCTCCACGCATCGGTGCGCTGGGACGCCGGGACCCTGCGCCTGGTCCGCAGGCACTGCCGGCTGACCCGGGACCAGACCGGCTCCGGGCTGCTGCTGGTGCCCTCCGCCTTCGCCTGGCCCCGTGTGCTGACCCGCTCGGTGGCGCCCGAGCCGCCCCAACTGGCGTATCCCGCACGGGGGATCGGCGCGCTGTGGGAGCCCCGTACGCCCGGCCCCGCCGCCGAGGCCGTCGCCGCCGTCCTCGGGCGCTCGCGCGCGCAGCTGCTGGCCGAGCTGGACGTCCCGGCCTCGACCACCCAACTCGCCCGCAGCTGCGGGCTGTCCGCCGCCGGGGTGTCCCAGCACCTCACGGCCCTGCGCAACGCGGGCCTGGTCACCGGGCACCGCAACGGCCGCTCGGTGCTCTACGCCCGAACGGCTGTCGCGGACGCCCTGCTGACCCCGCAGGGAACCCCGTGA
- a CDS encoding MFS transporter: MPSTFRGLPPTVWTLFAGTIVNRLGHLVTPFLVFLLADRGVTGPETSYVLGALGAGNLLGPALGGVLADRIGRRPTMLIGLLGAAAAQGALFLAPGVWTMAAAALLLSSASATVGPAAYALMADSVDPARRRPAYALFGWGVNIGTAVAGVLGGFLAAHGYWLLFAVDAGTLLVYATVVATRLREPARTPAVRGEKSTGIGYAVVFRDRLLLALLPLFGIQLFVYSLTEVALPLAVRDSGLSPAVYGALAAVNAAAVVALQPLVTARLTGLPQLPVQAAGSALIAVGVALTGLADSVAGYVVSVVVWSLGEVVVAGISAAVVADLAPAAARGRYQGAFSWTWGLARFAALTLGVTLYTGLGAAALWWTALTAGLLAAAATLCLRTRVAARVAHDLAA, encoded by the coding sequence ATGCCCTCCACCTTCCGCGGACTCCCGCCCACCGTCTGGACCCTCTTCGCCGGCACGATCGTCAACCGGCTCGGTCACCTCGTCACCCCCTTCCTGGTGTTCCTGCTGGCCGACCGGGGTGTCACCGGCCCCGAGACCTCGTACGTCCTCGGCGCCCTCGGCGCCGGCAACCTGCTCGGCCCGGCGCTCGGCGGGGTGCTCGCCGACCGGATCGGCCGCCGCCCGACCATGCTGATCGGGCTCCTCGGCGCGGCGGCTGCGCAGGGCGCGTTGTTCCTCGCGCCGGGCGTGTGGACGATGGCGGCGGCCGCGCTGCTGCTCAGCTCCGCGTCGGCGACGGTCGGCCCCGCCGCCTACGCGCTGATGGCCGACTCCGTGGACCCCGCGCGGCGCCGACCCGCCTACGCCCTCTTCGGGTGGGGCGTCAACATCGGCACCGCCGTCGCCGGCGTGCTCGGCGGCTTCCTCGCGGCGCACGGCTACTGGCTGCTCTTCGCTGTCGACGCGGGAACCCTGCTCGTCTACGCGACGGTCGTGGCGACCCGGCTGCGCGAGCCGGCCCGTACCCCGGCCGTCCGGGGCGAGAAGAGCACCGGCATCGGCTACGCGGTCGTCTTCCGCGACCGGCTGCTGCTCGCCCTGCTCCCGCTGTTCGGCATCCAGCTGTTCGTGTACTCGCTGACCGAGGTCGCGCTCCCGCTGGCGGTACGCGACAGCGGACTCTCCCCCGCCGTGTACGGGGCGTTGGCGGCGGTCAACGCCGCCGCGGTGGTGGCGCTCCAGCCGCTGGTGACGGCCCGCCTCACCGGGCTCCCGCAGCTCCCTGTGCAGGCGGCGGGCAGCGCGCTGATCGCCGTCGGGGTGGCGCTGACCGGCCTCGCGGACTCCGTCGCCGGGTACGTCGTCTCGGTGGTCGTCTGGTCCCTCGGCGAGGTGGTGGTGGCCGGGATCTCGGCCGCGGTGGTCGCCGACCTCGCCCCGGCCGCCGCCCGCGGCCGCTACCAGGGCGCCTTCAGCTGGACCTGGGGCCTCGCCCGCTTCGCCGCACTCACCCTCGGCGTCACCCTCTACACCGGCCTCGGCGCGGCGGCCCTGTGGTGGACGGCCCTCACCGCCGGCCTCCTCGCGGCGGCCGCCACCCTGTGCCTGCGCACCCGCGTCGCGGCCCGCGTGGCGCACGACCTGGCCGCCTGA
- a CDS encoding sacsin N-terminal ATP-binding-like domain-containing protein, with product MSVRVTAAQGGVDPFGTARLRRGVLDAWGAGPARFREDANAEEDLALGGYRDRLVVELAQNAADAAARAGVPGRMRLTLHPGEDGHAVLAVANTGAPLDATGVESLSTLRASAKREPAKGSGEGGGSGDTVGRFGVGFAAVLAVTDEPAVLGRHGGVRWSLAEARELARDAANGSPGLGDELRRRDGHVPLLRLPLPAEGTAPEDYDTVVVLPLRDAAAEGLAERLLAGIDDALLLTLPGLREVVVDTPADGTRTLLRRDEGPYTVIEDSRTGTNRWRTVRHSGAIERALLADRPVEERLRPVWTVSWAVPVDTDGAPVRPATAPVVHAPTPTDEPLGIPALLIATLPLDTARRHPAPGPLTDFLVERAADAYAELLGAWDPVSTALVDLVPGPLGKGELDGALRAAVLQRLPRTAFLAPAAPAEEPEERAALRPFEAEVVEGAGADTVRVLAEVLPTLLPAGLERRSELRALGVGRLPLGDAIERIAGIERTPDWWHRLYDSLAGVDPDRLSGLPVPLADGRTAIGPRHLLLPAADTPASLARLGLKVAHPDAAHPLLEKLGALPATPRAVLTTPQVRAAVAASLDAGEIWDEDALDADELAEVVLGLVRDADLAPGDEPWLGALALPDEDGELTPAGELLLPGSALASVIREDEVPYVDAELAARWDADTLTAVGVLAGFQLVRATDVVLDPDELEPRDGDFAEPDDAGLLDAVDVWCEDLLDQLPQTPVPPVATELIAVRDLDLVDDDCWPQALAMLAQPPLRDALTQPVRILLPDGTTQSVRSYTAWWLRDHPVFDGRRPAGLRAAGGDPLLEGLYTSADATGFEDEQVLRALGVRTSVAALLEEPGGAAELLGRLADPDREVSDRQLHALYGALADLDPEQVTLPDELRAVVDGEVRVVDAADAVIADAPDLLPLTAGLALLPVSPERAADLAELLQVRRLSQTVPAEVTTPGEEHDVPDSVRILLGAATPATYLEHEELIAGGVELDWRRTPDGTLHAATLEGVAAGLAWAAGQWPRRFEVAALLEDPSRTAELARDRWFD from the coding sequence GTGAGCGTGCGAGTGACGGCGGCACAGGGCGGCGTGGACCCGTTCGGCACGGCCCGGCTGCGGCGCGGGGTGCTCGACGCGTGGGGCGCGGGCCCGGCCCGGTTCCGCGAGGACGCCAACGCCGAGGAGGACCTGGCGCTCGGCGGCTACCGGGACCGGCTGGTGGTGGAGCTGGCGCAGAACGCCGCAGACGCCGCCGCGCGGGCCGGCGTGCCGGGGCGGATGCGGCTCACCCTGCACCCCGGTGAGGACGGGCACGCGGTGCTGGCCGTCGCCAACACCGGTGCCCCGCTGGACGCGACGGGCGTGGAGTCGCTGAGCACCCTGCGGGCCTCCGCCAAGCGGGAGCCCGCCAAGGGCTCCGGCGAAGGCGGCGGCTCCGGCGACACCGTCGGCCGGTTCGGCGTCGGCTTCGCGGCCGTCCTCGCCGTCACCGACGAACCGGCGGTCCTGGGCCGCCACGGCGGGGTCCGCTGGTCCCTCGCCGAGGCCCGCGAACTCGCCCGCGACGCCGCCAACGGCAGCCCCGGCCTCGGCGACGAGCTGCGCCGGCGCGACGGCCACGTCCCGCTGCTGCGCCTCCCGCTGCCCGCCGAGGGCACCGCGCCCGAGGACTACGACACGGTCGTGGTCCTCCCGCTGCGCGACGCCGCCGCCGAAGGCCTGGCCGAGCGGCTGCTCGCCGGCATCGACGACGCGCTGCTGCTCACCCTGCCCGGGCTGCGCGAGGTCGTCGTCGACACCCCGGCCGACGGCACCCGGACGCTGCTGCGCCGCGACGAGGGCCCGTACACCGTCATCGAGGACTCCCGCACCGGCACCAACCGCTGGCGCACCGTCCGCCACAGCGGCGCCATCGAGCGCGCCCTGCTCGCCGACCGCCCGGTCGAGGAGCGGCTGCGCCCCGTCTGGACGGTGTCCTGGGCGGTCCCCGTCGACACCGACGGCGCGCCCGTACGCCCGGCCACCGCGCCCGTCGTGCACGCGCCGACCCCGACCGACGAGCCGCTCGGCATCCCCGCGCTGCTCATCGCGACCCTCCCGCTGGACACCGCCCGCCGGCATCCCGCGCCGGGCCCGCTGACCGACTTCCTCGTGGAGCGCGCGGCCGACGCCTACGCCGAACTCCTGGGCGCCTGGGACCCCGTGAGCACCGCGCTCGTGGACCTCGTACCCGGCCCGCTCGGCAAGGGCGAGCTCGACGGGGCCCTGCGCGCGGCCGTGCTCCAGCGGCTGCCCCGCACGGCGTTCCTCGCGCCCGCGGCGCCCGCCGAGGAGCCCGAGGAGCGCGCCGCCCTGCGCCCCTTCGAGGCCGAGGTGGTGGAGGGCGCGGGCGCCGACACCGTGCGGGTCCTCGCGGAGGTGCTGCCGACGCTGCTCCCGGCCGGGCTGGAGCGGCGCTCCGAGCTGCGCGCCCTGGGGGTAGGCCGGCTGCCGCTGGGCGACGCCATCGAGCGGATCGCCGGTATCGAGCGCACCCCGGACTGGTGGCACCGGCTCTACGACAGCCTCGCCGGGGTGGACCCGGACCGGCTGTCCGGGCTCCCGGTGCCGCTGGCCGACGGCCGCACCGCGATCGGGCCGCGGCACCTGCTGCTGCCCGCCGCGGACACCCCGGCGAGCCTGGCCCGGCTCGGGCTGAAGGTGGCCCACCCGGACGCCGCGCACCCGCTGCTGGAGAAGCTGGGCGCGCTCCCGGCGACGCCCCGCGCGGTGCTGACCACCCCGCAGGTGCGGGCGGCCGTCGCCGCCTCGCTGGACGCGGGGGAGATCTGGGACGAGGACGCCCTCGACGCCGACGAGCTGGCCGAGGTGGTGCTGGGCCTGGTCCGCGACGCCGACCTGGCCCCCGGTGACGAGCCCTGGCTGGGCGCGCTGGCGCTGCCCGACGAGGACGGCGAACTGACCCCGGCGGGCGAACTCCTGCTGCCCGGTTCGGCGTTGGCCTCGGTGATCCGGGAGGACGAGGTCCCGTACGTGGACGCCGAACTGGCCGCCCGCTGGGACGCCGACACGCTGACCGCCGTGGGCGTGCTGGCCGGCTTCCAGCTGGTCCGCGCCACCGACGTGGTCCTCGACCCCGACGAACTGGAGCCCCGCGACGGGGACTTCGCCGAGCCGGACGACGCGGGCCTGCTGGACGCGGTGGACGTGTGGTGCGAGGACCTGCTGGACCAGCTGCCGCAGACCCCGGTGCCGCCGGTGGCCACGGAGCTGATCGCCGTCCGCGACCTCGACCTGGTCGACGACGACTGCTGGCCGCAGGCGCTGGCCATGCTGGCGCAGCCGCCGCTGCGCGACGCCCTGACCCAGCCCGTACGGATCCTGCTGCCGGACGGCACCACCCAGTCGGTGCGCTCGTACACCGCCTGGTGGCTGCGCGACCACCCGGTGTTCGACGGCCGCCGCCCGGCCGGGCTGCGCGCGGCGGGCGGGGATCCGCTGCTGGAGGGCCTGTACACCTCGGCGGACGCCACCGGCTTCGAGGACGAGCAGGTCCTGCGGGCGCTGGGCGTGCGCACCTCGGTGGCGGCCCTGCTGGAGGAGCCCGGCGGCGCGGCCGAGCTGCTGGGCCGCCTCGCCGACCCGGACCGCGAGGTCTCCGACCGGCAGCTGCACGCCCTGTACGGGGCGCTGGCCGACCTGGATCCCGAGCAGGTGACCCTCCCGGACGAGCTGCGGGCCGTCGTGGACGGGGAGGTCCGCGTGGTGGACGCGGCCGACGCGGTCATCGCGGACGCCCCGGACCTGCTGCCGCTGACGGCGGGGCTGGCGCTGCTGCCGGTGTCCCCGGAGCGGGCGGCCGACCTGGCGGAGCTGCTCCAGGTGCGGCGGCTGTCGCAGACGGTCCCGGCGGAGGTCACCACGCCGGGCGAGGAGCACGACGTACCGGACTCGGTGCGGATCCTGCTGGGCGCTGCGACGCCGGCCACGTACCTGGAGCACGAGGAGCTGATCGCGGGCGGCGTCGAGCTGGACTGGCGCCGCACCCCGGACGGCACCCTGCACGCGGCCACCCTGGAGGGCGTGGCGGCGGGCCTGGCCTGGGCGGCGGGCCAGTGGCCGCGCCGCTTCGAGGTGGCGGCGCTGCTGGAGGACCCGTCGCGCACGGCGGAACTGGCCCGCGACCGCTGGTTCGACTAG